A genome region from Anastrepha obliqua isolate idAnaObli1 chromosome 4, idAnaObli1_1.0, whole genome shotgun sequence includes the following:
- the LOC129244963 gene encoding uncharacterized protein LOC129244963, translated as MDWKEQPAVNDIEQFLRDVREHFRASLETSEYENTSNMFHATEAESTLNLLLRCELLLANYSKEDASKTTTPLNNSQFIVNGKVKSNEVNEGINGGNGGNGVNGLPMQTRTSDVGTQCNNATKNVSKQTQQQHEDASYLDMSGGGKTCGKKSSSWYGDWNNETKSDKTFRCSARLSNKTNSLAYSDDDFDDDEDNDDDSEGDENDNGSQNYDICQVSSHDRDETQKAITPELEPMQAVDCPYMDLPAGHLSIEHATKYGQLQRVEKRLFFDQCKKYYCGVLNDWLLCYADGPTAAHPTITLYLKHSGIEIEHYGEGKRREVCFQITTADPNKKFLFQANSEVDAKEWIIAVEAAIRGDTSPASNMKSSARKLPTPPIVKKMTFMGHMNHAPIHDSIYEEPSPLFQTDKPHNRPANLPMKKEAFSALDMANCFEYDVPKCPPQPIKTVSINHTEAETAELLNLSEHSALSAEKIEFQSIVKDVHSKLSSQLSACPTPERLKKAAKKTYSGSSASDVEAVALTPTSPATFKEHKKQRKSTTPNGSPQKSSNGGINNQSNANPNTNNNNACGNERTAVKSWFFNRLNKTTSSGRSTSSSNSNSSSPAKCKQSEKENLLQSLELNDMIDGSGGSDSLNNTGSNPASPILKNPSSGVSAGVDSTMKSKVDLIIKEFETSAHMGILTMETLAGSAVASLSSFCDNDCNNYEPIMTVTTPPNSFLKKI; from the exons ATGTACGCGAGCATTTTAGAGCCTCACTGGAGACCTCCGAATATGAGAACACGTCAAATATGTTTCATGCCACTGAGGCGGAGTCAACGCTAAATCTTTTGTTACGCTGCGAGCTACTCTTGGCGAACTATTCAAAGGAAGATGCAAGTAAAACAACAACACCGCTTAATAACAGTCAATTTATTGTCAACGGAAAAGTGAAGTCAAACGAAGTCAATGAAGGCATCAATGGCGGTAATGGCGGTAATGGGGTCAACGGCCTGCCAATGCAAACGAGGACAAGTGATGTGGGCACTCAATGCAATAATGCAACAAAGAACGTCTCTAAACAGACACAACAGCAGCATGAAGACGCCTCTTATTTGGACATGAGCGGGGGCGGCAAAACTTGTGgcaaaaaat CGTCCAGTTGGTATGGTGACTGGAATAATGAGACGAAAAGCGATAAAACTTTCCGGTGCTCGGCACGACTTAGCAACAAAACCAACAGTCTAGCGTACAGTGATGATGATTTCGATGACGACGAAGATAATGATGACGACAGCGAGGGCGATGAGAATGACAATGGCTCCCAAAATTACGATATTTGCCAAGTATCAAGCCACGATAGAGATGAGACACAGAAGGCCATAACACCTGAACTCGAGCCGATGCAAGCGGTGGATTGTCCCTATATGGATTTACCGGCTGGTCACCTCTCCATCGAGCATGCCACCAAATATGGACAGCTGCaacgtgtcgaaaaacgttTATTCTTCGATCAGTGTAAAAAGTATTACTGTGGTGTGCTCAACGATTGGCTGCTGTGCTATGCCGATGGGCCTACTGCAGCACATCCAACGAttacattgtatttaaagcacAGTGGCATCGAAATCGAGCACTACGGCGAGGGCAAGCGACGTGAGGTATGCTTCCAGATCACCACTGCCGATCCCAATAAGAAATTCCTTTTCCAAGCCAATAGCGAAGTAGATGCCAAAGAATGGATCATCGCAGTAGAAGCGGCTATACGTGGTGACACATCACCCGCTAGCAACATGAAGAGCAGCGCTAGAAAACTACCAACACCGCCCATTGTCAAGAAGATGACATTCATGGGTCACATGAATCACGCGCCAATTCATGACAGCATATACGAAGAACCTTCACCGCTCTTTCAAACCGACAAACCACACAACAGACCAGCTAATTTGCCAATGAAGAAGGAAGCATTCTCTGCGCTCGATATGGCCAACTGCTTTGAATACGACGTGCCGAAGTGTCCACCCCAGCCCATCAAAACGGTCAGCATTAATCACACCGAAGCGGAAACCGCAGAGCTATTAAATTTAAGTGAGCACAGCGCACTTAGCGCCGAGAAAATCGAGTTCCAATCCATTGTGAAGGATGTACACAGCAAGTTGTCTAGTCAGCTGTCGGCCTGCCCAACGCCGGAACGCTTAAAAAAGGCCGCTAAAAAGACTTACTCCGGCAGCAGCGCTAGCGATGTAGAAGCTGTGGCGCTAACACCCACCTCTCCGGCTACGTTTAAGGAGCACAAGAAGCAACGTAAATCGACCACGCCAAATGGCAGTCCACAGAAGAGCAGCAATGGTGGCATTAACAATCAAAGCAACGCGAAccccaacaccaacaacaataatgcGTGTGGCAACGAGCGTACAGCGGTTAAAAGTTGGTTTTTTAATCGGCTGAATAAGACAACCTCGTCGGGTCGCAGTACCAGCTCATCGAACTCCAATTCATCGTCGCCAGCCAAATGCAAACAAAGTGAAAAGGAAAATCTACTTCAGAGCCTCGAATTGAATGACATGATCGATGGTAGTGGCGGCAGTGACTCTCTAAACAACACTGGCAGCAATCCCGCTTCACCAATACTAAAGAATCCATCGTCGGGCGTTAGTGCGGGCGTCGACAGCACCATGAAGAGTAAGGTCGATCTGATAATCAAAGAGTTCGAGACAAGTGCGCACATGGGCATACTCACCATGGAAACATTGGCGGGCAGTGCGGTGGCTTCGCTCAGTTCCTTCTGCGACAATGACTGCAATAATTATGAGCCTATTATGACTGTCACAACACCGCCCAAcagttttttgaagaaaatttaa